Proteins encoded together in one Maricaulis maris window:
- a CDS encoding LysR family transcriptional regulator: MDRAPHLPPINAIRVFETAARLGNFTRTGETLGMTQAAVSYQIKLLEDRLGFALFERKARHVELTARGARLARGTSDAFRLLERTFRDVREDRDSVLSVTALPTFCSNWLVPRIGAFQLENPGLAVRIDSRSDLVDIKAGEADIGIRIGKGQWPGLEARRLFGDTTAPLVSRAAAERFGPFERPEDLLKLRLFGPIR, translated from the coding sequence ATGGATAGAGCGCCTCACCTGCCGCCGATCAACGCCATCCGGGTCTTCGAGACAGCGGCCCGGCTGGGCAATTTCACGCGCACCGGCGAGACCCTCGGCATGACCCAGGCGGCGGTGAGCTATCAGATCAAACTGCTGGAAGACCGGCTCGGTTTTGCCCTATTCGAGCGCAAGGCCCGCCATGTCGAACTGACCGCGCGTGGCGCCCGGCTGGCACGCGGTACGTCGGACGCCTTTCGTCTGTTGGAACGCACCTTCCGCGATGTCAGGGAGGATCGCGACAGCGTGCTCTCGGTGACCGCCCTGCCGACCTTCTGCTCGAACTGGCTGGTACCGCGCATCGGCGCCTTCCAACTGGAGAACCCGGGCCTCGCGGTGCGCATCGACAGCCGCTCCGACCTGGTCGACATCAAGGCCGGCGAGGCCGATATCGGGATCCGCATCGGCAAGGGCCAATGGCCCGGGCTGGAGGCGCGCCGGCTGTTCGGGGACACCACCGCCCCTCTGGTCTCCCGCGCTGCGGCCGAGCGCTTCGGCCCCTTCGAACGGCCCGAGGACCTGTTGAAACTGCGCCTGTTCGGCCCGATCCGCTAG
- a CDS encoding putative metalloprotease CJM1_0395 family protein yields MKTIATQSATRLASCGSCGSAACAGCGGAGKAKASANTELSEGDRKQVDALKARDREVRAHERAHQAAGGSHAGAASYTFQKGPDGRAYAVGGEVPIDASEVKGDPQATIEKMQQVKAAALAPAEPSGQDRKVAALADAKISQARAELNRRKGEDGGEGEATAPGEKLQPSLNQQIAEMRQAAPRSTTSSASTTPNDLTAYAAHAYRHQASAVFPNQA; encoded by the coding sequence ATGAAGACGATCGCCACCCAGTCCGCGACACGGCTGGCGAGCTGTGGCTCGTGCGGCAGTGCCGCGTGCGCCGGGTGTGGCGGTGCGGGCAAAGCCAAGGCCAGCGCCAACACCGAACTGTCCGAGGGTGATCGCAAGCAGGTCGACGCCCTCAAGGCACGCGACCGCGAGGTCCGGGCCCATGAGCGGGCTCACCAGGCCGCCGGTGGGTCACACGCAGGCGCAGCCAGCTACACCTTCCAGAAAGGCCCTGACGGCCGCGCCTACGCCGTTGGCGGGGAAGTCCCGATCGACGCGAGCGAGGTGAAGGGCGACCCGCAGGCCACGATCGAGAAGATGCAGCAGGTCAAGGCCGCCGCTCTGGCCCCCGCCGAACCCTCAGGCCAGGACCGCAAGGTCGCCGCCCTCGCCGATGCCAAGATCTCCCAAGCGCGGGCCGAGCTCAATCGCCGCAAGGGCGAAGATGGCGGTGAGGGCGAAGCAACAGCGCCTGGGGAGAAGCTGCAACCCTCGCTGAACCAGCAGATCGCGGAAATGCGACAGGCCGCCCCCCGATCGACGACATCATCGGCATCAACGACGCCGAACGACCTCACCGCCTATGCGGCCCATGCCTATCGGCATCAGGCATCGGCCGTATTCCCGAACCAGGCCTGA
- a CDS encoding integration host factor subunit beta, translating into MIKSELIDKLAEANPHLYHRDVERVVNTILDGITDALADGDRVELRGFGAFSVRHRPARVGRNPRTGDSVAVKEKHVPFFKTGKELRERVDASRETNPEIA; encoded by the coding sequence ATGATCAAGTCTGAATTGATCGACAAACTGGCCGAGGCCAATCCCCATCTCTACCACCGTGATGTGGAGCGCGTCGTCAACACGATCCTTGACGGGATCACCGACGCCCTTGCAGACGGCGACCGGGTCGAGCTGCGTGGATTTGGCGCCTTTTCGGTTCGCCATCGCCCCGCTCGCGTCGGCCGCAATCCGCGTACCGGTGATAGCGTCGCGGTGAAGGAGAAGCACGTGCCCTTCTTCAAGACCGGCAAGGAATTGCGCGAACGCGTCGACGCCTCGCGCGAGACCAATCCGGAAATCGCCTGA
- the rpsA gene encoding 30S ribosomal protein S1, whose translation MSRNRFGRPHCSNSNRPNPAKRRVRRPVSSLAASEQPFNMSTESFNPSTDDFAAMLEASLAGRDLAEGQVIKGTVTAIENGDVVVDVGLKTEGRIPLREFTGPGSAAPKVGDDVEVYLERIENALGDAILSRDKARREESWDRLEKSFDKKDPVNGAIVGRVKGGFTVDLGGASAFLPGSQVDIRPVRDVGPLMNQEQPFAILKMDRPRGNIVVSRRAVLEESRAEQRAELVGQLAEGEARDGVVKNITDYGAFVDLGGIDGLLHVTDMSWSRVGHPSEVVEVGQTVKVQIIKINKETQRISLGMKQLMSDPWEGVAAKYPVGATFEGRVTNIAEYGAFVELEEGVEGLVHVSEMSWTKKNVHPGKILSTSQEVQVMVLDVDADKRRISLGVKQTQRNPWEVFAENYPSGTAIKGEIKNITEFGLFVGLDGDIDGMVHLSDISWDQSGEAAIEGFKKGDMVDAKVLDVDVEKERVSLGIKQLAGDPMDSSGVGRGDTVTCTVTEVTSGGIEVSFGDDSPVKAFIRKSDLSRDRGEQRPERFAVGEKVDARITNIDKGTRRISLSIKALEISEEREAVEQYGSSDAGASLGDILGAALRENEDKADS comes from the coding sequence GTGTCACGGAACCGTTTCGGTCGCCCACACTGTTCAAATTCCAACAGGCCGAACCCGGCCAAGCGGCGAGTAAGACGACCAGTATCCAGCCTCGCTGCATCGGAGCAACCCTTTAACATGTCTACAGAATCCTTTAACCCGTCGACCGATGATTTCGCCGCCATGCTGGAAGCCAGCCTGGCCGGCCGTGACCTTGCCGAAGGCCAGGTCATCAAAGGCACCGTGACCGCCATCGAGAATGGTGATGTGGTCGTTGATGTTGGCCTCAAGACCGAAGGCCGCATTCCGCTGCGCGAATTCACCGGACCGGGCTCTGCCGCCCCGAAAGTGGGCGACGACGTCGAGGTTTACCTCGAGCGCATCGAAAACGCCCTCGGCGACGCCATCCTCTCGCGCGACAAGGCTCGCCGCGAAGAGAGCTGGGATCGCCTCGAGAAGTCCTTCGACAAGAAGGATCCGGTCAACGGTGCCATCGTCGGTCGCGTCAAGGGCGGCTTCACTGTGGATCTGGGTGGCGCTTCGGCCTTCCTGCCGGGTTCCCAGGTTGATATCCGTCCGGTCCGCGATGTTGGCCCGCTGATGAACCAGGAACAGCCGTTCGCGATCCTGAAAATGGACCGTCCGCGCGGCAATATCGTGGTCTCGCGCCGCGCCGTTCTGGAAGAAAGCCGCGCCGAGCAGCGTGCCGAGCTCGTTGGCCAGCTGGCCGAGGGCGAAGCCCGCGACGGCGTCGTCAAGAACATCACCGACTACGGTGCATTCGTTGACCTCGGCGGCATTGATGGCCTGCTGCACGTCACCGACATGTCCTGGAGCCGCGTCGGCCATCCGTCCGAAGTGGTTGAAGTCGGTCAGACCGTCAAAGTCCAGATCATCAAGATCAACAAGGAAACCCAGCGCATCTCGCTCGGCATGAAGCAACTCATGTCCGATCCGTGGGAAGGCGTTGCCGCGAAATACCCGGTGGGTGCGACCTTCGAAGGCCGCGTCACCAATATCGCGGAATACGGTGCCTTTGTGGAACTGGAAGAGGGCGTTGAGGGCCTCGTCCACGTCTCCGAAATGTCCTGGACCAAGAAGAACGTCCACCCGGGCAAGATCCTGTCGACCTCCCAGGAAGTCCAGGTCATGGTCCTCGATGTCGACGCCGACAAGCGCCGCATCTCGCTGGGCGTCAAGCAGACCCAGCGCAATCCGTGGGAAGTCTTCGCCGAAAACTACCCGTCCGGTACCGCCATCAAGGGCGAGATCAAGAACATCACCGAATTCGGTCTGTTCGTTGGCCTCGACGGCGACATCGACGGCATGGTGCACCTCTCCGACATCTCCTGGGATCAGTCGGGCGAAGCCGCCATCGAAGGCTTCAAGAAGGGCGACATGGTCGACGCCAAGGTTCTCGATGTTGACGTCGAGAAAGAGCGCGTCTCCCTGGGCATCAAGCAGCTCGCCGGCGATCCGATGGACAGCTCCGGCGTTGGCCGCGGCGACACCGTCACCTGCACCGTCACGGAAGTGACGTCGGGCGGCATCGAGGTGTCCTTCGGCGATGACAGCCCGGTCAAGGCCTTCATCCGCAAGTCCGACCTGTCCCGCGATCGCGGCGAGCAGCGTCCGGAACGCTTCGCGGTTGGCGAAAAGGTCGATGCCCGCATCACCAATATCGACAAGGGCACGCGTCGTATCTCGCTCTCCATCAAGGCGCTCGAGATCTCCGAAGAGCGTGAAGCGGTCGAGCAGTATGGTTCCTCGGATGCCGGCGCTTCGCTGGGTGACATCCTCGGCGCCGCCCTGCGCGAGAACGAGGACAAGGCCGACAGCTAA
- the cmk gene encoding (d)CMP kinase, translating to MIIAVDGPLASGKGTIARALAARFGLPYLDTGSLYRATGVAVLEQGIDPCDEAACAAAARALDITAIDEARIRTAEAGAMASRIAVLTGVRTALYELQRNFALQPGGAILDGRDIGTVICPDADVKLYIMADTETRARRRWEELTARGEAISYAEMLEQTRERDRRDAERPDAPMRAADDATLLDTSSLSIDAAVAQAVAVVEKRQKA from the coding sequence ATGATCATTGCTGTCGACGGCCCCCTCGCCTCGGGCAAGGGCACCATCGCACGGGCCCTCGCGGCGCGTTTCGGCCTGCCCTATCTGGATACCGGCTCGCTCTACCGGGCGACCGGTGTCGCCGTGTTGGAGCAGGGCATCGACCCGTGCGACGAAGCGGCCTGCGCCGCAGCGGCGCGGGCGCTCGACATTACCGCGATCGATGAAGCCCGGATCCGCACCGCCGAGGCCGGCGCCATGGCGTCGCGGATTGCCGTTCTGACCGGCGTCCGCACCGCGCTCTACGAACTTCAGCGCAACTTCGCCCTGCAGCCGGGCGGGGCCATCCTCGACGGCCGCGATATCGGCACGGTCATCTGTCCGGACGCCGATGTGAAGCTCTACATCATGGCCGACACGGAAACCCGCGCCCGGCGACGCTGGGAAGAATTGACCGCCCGCGGCGAAGCCATCAGCTATGCCGAAATGCTCGAACAAACCCGCGAACGCGACCGGCGTGATGCCGAACGGCCCGACGCGCCGATGCGCGCCGCCGACGACGCGACCTTGCTAGACACGTCATCCTTGAGTATAGACGCGGCCGTTGCCCAAGCTGTCGCGGTTGTGGAAAAGCGCCAAAAAGCGTGA
- the aroA gene encoding 3-phosphoshikimate 1-carboxyvinyltransferase: MTPNSSRPSGAMRAKPAPALTGTLKAPGDKSISHRAFILGALADGVTEVTGLLESDDVINSGRAASALGAGIEHLAPGRWRITGTGGRFATPEAALDFGNAGTGVRLMMGAVAGSGASADFIGDASLSSRPMRRVTDPLGEMGAVFTTTDGRLPAHLEGGPLTGIHYTPPIASAQVKSAILLAALGAQGTTVVHEPQITRDHTETMLKAFGVAIEVERDSAAATVRLTGPQTLTACPVDVPGDPSSAAFAIVAALIVPGSDLTLEGVMDNPARTGLIETLREMGADISLTPGPVMAGEKTMHLHVRHSQLTGITVPAERAASMIDEYPVLCVAAAYATGITHMPGLEELRAKESDRLAGSAALLRANGVPVKEGEDSLTVTGRGVGGVPGGGKTLTHHDHRLAMSGLVIGLGANAASSVDDVAMIATSYPDFFAHFTSLGATLEAIT, encoded by the coding sequence ATGACCCCTAATTCCTCGCGCCCGTCCGGCGCCATGCGGGCCAAGCCTGCGCCTGCCCTCACCGGAACCCTCAAGGCACCGGGAGACAAGTCGATTTCCCATCGGGCCTTCATCCTCGGGGCGCTGGCTGACGGCGTGACCGAGGTCACCGGTCTTCTGGAAAGCGATGATGTGATCAATTCCGGCCGCGCGGCAAGTGCGCTCGGAGCCGGGATTGAACACCTGGCGCCGGGCCGCTGGCGGATTACCGGCACAGGGGGCCGGTTTGCGACTCCCGAAGCAGCGCTGGATTTCGGCAATGCCGGGACCGGGGTCCGGCTGATGATGGGGGCCGTCGCCGGCAGCGGAGCCAGCGCCGACTTCATCGGCGATGCCAGCCTGTCGTCGCGACCGATGCGGCGCGTGACGGATCCGCTCGGCGAGATGGGCGCTGTTTTCACGACCACCGATGGTCGTCTGCCCGCGCATCTCGAGGGCGGCCCGCTGACCGGTATCCACTACACGCCGCCGATTGCCTCGGCCCAGGTCAAGTCGGCCATCCTGCTGGCGGCCCTCGGCGCACAGGGGACGACCGTCGTGCACGAGCCGCAGATCACCCGTGACCATACCGAGACCATGCTCAAGGCCTTCGGCGTGGCGATCGAGGTCGAGCGCGACAGCGCCGCCGCGACGGTCCGTCTCACCGGCCCGCAAACCCTCACCGCCTGTCCGGTAGATGTCCCCGGCGACCCGTCCTCCGCGGCCTTCGCGATTGTCGCGGCGCTGATCGTGCCGGGTTCCGATCTCACGCTTGAGGGCGTCATGGACAATCCGGCCCGCACAGGCCTGATAGAGACCCTCCGGGAAATGGGTGCCGACATCAGCCTGACGCCGGGTCCGGTGATGGCCGGCGAAAAGACCATGCATCTGCACGTGCGCCACAGCCAGCTGACCGGGATCACGGTGCCGGCCGAACGCGCCGCGTCGATGATCGACGAGTACCCGGTCCTGTGCGTCGCCGCGGCCTATGCGACAGGCATCACCCATATGCCGGGGCTGGAGGAATTGCGCGCCAAGGAGAGCGACCGGCTGGCCGGAAGCGCGGCCCTGTTGCGGGCCAACGGCGTGCCGGTGAAGGAAGGCGAGGACAGCCTCACCGTCACCGGGCGCGGAGTTGGCGGTGTCCCCGGCGGGGGCAAGACCTTGACCCATCACGATCATCGCCTGGCGATGAGCGGGCTTGTCATCGGCCTCGGAGCCAACGCCGCGTCGTCGGTCGATGACGTCGCAATGATCGCCACGTCCTACCCGGACTTCTTTGCCCATTTCACGAGCCTGGGCGCCACACTGGAAGCGATCACATGA
- a CDS encoding TIGR02300 family protein, protein MAKPELGSKRACPSCSAKFYDLGRRPARCPKCETEFDPEREDPRLKAKLEAVEEDEAPKKVAKTDDDDGYGDEVDDTPEVDAETLATKLDDDDDDDDDDASGLSDDLPDGFGEDGVDDDDDDDDDDDDTGVLLDDDDDEDFGEFNIDKEDDL, encoded by the coding sequence ATGGCCAAGCCTGAATTGGGAAGCAAGCGCGCCTGCCCCAGCTGCAGCGCCAAATTCTATGATCTTGGCCGCCGGCCTGCCCGGTGCCCGAAGTGTGAAACCGAGTTCGACCCAGAGCGTGAAGACCCGCGCCTGAAAGCCAAGCTCGAGGCTGTCGAAGAGGACGAGGCGCCGAAGAAGGTCGCCAAGACCGACGATGATGACGGCTATGGCGATGAGGTCGATGACACGCCGGAAGTCGATGCCGAGACGCTCGCCACCAAGCTCGACGATGATGACGATGATGATGACGACGACGCATCCGGTCTCAGCGACGATCTTCCCGACGGGTTCGGGGAAGATGGCGTCGATGATGATGACGATGATGACGACGATGATGATGATACGGGCGTGCTCCTCGACGATGATGACGACGAGGATTTCGGCGAGTTCAACATCGATAAGGAGGACGACCTTTAG
- a CDS encoding tetratricopeptide repeat protein — protein sequence MFRLFLCAVSLVIAGLGPSGGALAATPPPDAVDATDTDTAFEVALDRYIALIEAEPIDPVEAARLREEVAYLADGGHGPALNLLAIITEQGVDRPANPQAAYALYRLAAQAGSPDAAINLAVRDIGSDDAAAQAAGIASLDALLIREDVSDTQRALVNGYRGWALARTQQADPADTATAISLLEGGLLADPGNAAFNRALAELLEPLAATAAERVVVLDHYQRAGEAGDGRAAWKAGMMHLDGSLGEPDPVEALRWVNVAAIAGLDDGLISLAVMHAIGQGTPVDGPRARALYADVAMRGNAHALRALGAMLIFGEGGPAEPARGVALLELAADAGDQLARRILDDIAPQLPDTTAWTGAVLDARSSFLRDANLAPSDLYGAQTSASAAPAVMTRPE from the coding sequence ATGTTTCGTCTTTTCCTTTGTGCCGTCAGCCTTGTGATTGCCGGGCTGGGACCGTCTGGCGGGGCTCTGGCTGCGACACCGCCCCCGGATGCTGTCGATGCCACAGACACCGACACCGCGTTCGAGGTTGCCCTGGATCGCTACATAGCCCTGATCGAGGCAGAGCCGATTGACCCCGTCGAGGCGGCGCGTCTGCGTGAAGAAGTGGCTTATCTCGCCGATGGCGGCCACGGTCCGGCCCTCAACCTGCTGGCCATCATCACAGAACAGGGTGTCGACCGCCCCGCCAATCCGCAGGCGGCCTACGCGCTATATCGGCTCGCAGCACAGGCGGGCAGTCCCGACGCGGCGATCAATCTCGCAGTACGCGACATCGGGTCCGACGATGCGGCCGCCCAAGCCGCGGGAATCGCCAGTCTGGACGCCCTTCTGATCCGGGAGGACGTGTCAGATACCCAGCGCGCCCTGGTGAATGGCTATCGTGGCTGGGCGCTTGCGCGGACCCAACAAGCCGACCCCGCTGATACCGCCACCGCGATCTCCCTGCTGGAAGGCGGATTACTGGCCGATCCGGGCAATGCCGCCTTCAACCGGGCTCTCGCGGAGCTGCTCGAACCCCTGGCAGCGACAGCGGCCGAACGGGTGGTCGTTCTCGACCACTATCAAAGAGCCGGTGAGGCCGGTGACGGGCGGGCGGCCTGGAAAGCGGGCATGATGCACCTGGACGGCTCGCTCGGCGAGCCTGACCCCGTCGAGGCGCTGCGCTGGGTCAATGTGGCGGCGATCGCCGGTCTTGATGACGGCCTGATCTCGCTGGCGGTCATGCACGCGATTGGCCAAGGTACCCCGGTCGACGGCCCGCGCGCGCGTGCGCTCTACGCGGACGTGGCCATGCGCGGCAACGCCCACGCGCTTCGCGCGCTGGGGGCAATGCTGATCTTTGGTGAAGGCGGCCCGGCCGAGCCGGCGCGAGGCGTCGCCCTGCTGGAGCTCGCGGCGGATGCCGGCGATCAGCTGGCCCGGCGCATCCTTGACGACATAGCGCCGCAGCTTCCCGATACGACCGCCTGGACGGGCGCCGTCCTCGATGCGCGCAGCAGCTTCCTGCGGGACGCCAACCTCGCCCCCAGCGACCTCTATGGCGCCCAAACGAGCGCGTCGGCAGCACCGGCCGTCATGACACGACCGGAGTAG
- a CDS encoding tetratricopeptide repeat protein, with protein sequence MLRVCLLAGLVALTGAPVSAQPPTPSLREQAETGDVEAAYAYGYSLSFPEEGEPDTVTSLYWLARAADEDYPPANYMLGVLYRDGFGVDPDIDRARAFFELAWQAGDPVAGHDLAELMLYEYDNEREAAITLLERLLADPEIGPLASLTLAETLMFDSESEEDAIRSVMLARAALDQQPDLGRAHYLIGIGAAEGFGGPVNHEAARTAWEAGAEAGDSLALMALADSWLDPEWGEPDPVEALALYQLAEEIGDTDTTEATTTLTASLAPDALQRAASRREAWMTRMGWDLAAD encoded by the coding sequence ATGCTGCGTGTATGTCTACTGGCCGGACTGGTCGCGCTCACGGGCGCGCCGGTATCGGCTCAGCCCCCCACCCCCAGCCTTCGCGAACAGGCCGAAACCGGCGATGTCGAGGCGGCCTACGCCTATGGCTATTCATTGAGCTTTCCCGAGGAAGGCGAACCCGACACGGTGACCAGCCTCTACTGGCTCGCCCGGGCTGCCGATGAGGACTATCCCCCCGCCAATTACATGCTCGGCGTGCTCTATCGTGACGGTTTCGGCGTTGATCCCGACATCGACCGGGCCCGCGCCTTTTTCGAGCTGGCCTGGCAAGCGGGTGACCCGGTCGCCGGGCACGATCTCGCTGAGCTTATGCTCTACGAGTATGACAATGAACGTGAGGCGGCCATCACGCTCCTGGAACGCCTGCTGGCCGACCCCGAGATCGGGCCGCTGGCCAGCCTGACCCTGGCCGAAACCCTGATGTTTGACAGTGAGTCCGAAGAAGACGCCATTCGGTCCGTGATGCTGGCGCGCGCCGCGCTGGATCAACAGCCAGATCTTGGCCGCGCGCACTACCTGATCGGGATCGGCGCCGCGGAAGGTTTTGGCGGGCCGGTCAACCACGAGGCAGCCCGGACTGCCTGGGAAGCCGGCGCCGAGGCTGGCGATTCACTGGCTCTGATGGCGCTCGCCGACAGCTGGCTGGACCCCGAATGGGGCGAGCCCGACCCGGTTGAAGCCCTCGCCCTGTATCAGCTCGCGGAGGAGATCGGCGATACAGATACAACCGAGGCGACCACGACGCTCACGGCGTCTCTTGCACCGGACGCCCTGCAACGGGCGGCATCCCGTCGCGAAGCCTGGATGACCCGGATGGGTTGGGATCTCGCCGCCGACTAG
- the ptsN gene encoding PTS IIA-like nitrogen regulatory protein PtsN encodes MALADLIPSAGVSIDLGASSRKQALQAMSELAASLTGQAARTVFDAVLQRERLGSTGVGQGVAIPHARLSGMNEVVGIFARLRTPVDFESIDGRPADLIFMLLAPENAGAEHLKALARVSRLLRREDVRQRLRAAPNADAVYAVLAGEPASDAA; translated from the coding sequence ATGGCGTTAGCGGATTTGATACCCAGTGCGGGTGTGAGCATCGACCTGGGCGCGTCCAGCCGGAAACAGGCCCTCCAGGCCATGTCCGAGCTGGCCGCCAGTCTGACCGGGCAAGCAGCCCGGACGGTCTTTGATGCCGTGCTCCAGCGCGAACGCCTCGGCTCAACCGGGGTCGGACAAGGTGTCGCCATCCCTCATGCCCGCCTGAGCGGGATGAATGAGGTGGTCGGCATTTTTGCCCGACTCCGTACGCCGGTTGATTTCGAATCGATCGACGGCCGCCCGGCCGACCTCATCTTCATGCTGCTGGCGCCGGAGAATGCCGGTGCCGAGCACCTCAAGGCGCTGGCCCGCGTGTCGCGCCTGCTGCGCCGTGAGGATGTGCGACAGCGCCTGCGCGCGGCACCCAATGCCGACGCCGTCTACGCCGTCCTGGCCGGCGAGCCAGCCTCTGACGCCGCCTGA
- the hpf gene encoding ribosome hibernation-promoting factor, HPF/YfiA family, with protein MHIQVVSKGIDVSGALREQILERVEDGVAKYFNRPGEAYVSVSREGAGFRVECSVHLPSGVMLQAHGDAADAYKAAEDMMERLEKRLRRYKRKLKNHHNDNKAELPAESLPIVVLKGMRDTHVDDDDDDEDDTHGAPSNGAPEPIVIAEQVGEVRTLTVGMASLELDAADSPFLLFRNAANGGLNIVYRRPDGHIGWLNPAAADRKEPA; from the coding sequence ATGCATATACAGGTGGTCAGTAAGGGCATCGACGTCAGCGGCGCGCTGCGAGAACAGATCCTCGAGCGCGTGGAAGACGGGGTTGCCAAATATTTCAACCGTCCGGGTGAAGCCTATGTGTCGGTCTCACGCGAAGGCGCAGGCTTTCGTGTCGAGTGTTCGGTGCATTTGCCCTCGGGCGTGATGCTGCAGGCCCACGGCGATGCCGCGGATGCCTACAAGGCAGCGGAAGACATGATGGAGCGCCTGGAGAAGCGCCTCCGCCGCTACAAGCGGAAGCTGAAGAACCACCATAATGACAACAAGGCCGAACTTCCGGCCGAGAGCCTTCCCATTGTCGTTCTCAAAGGCATGCGCGACACGCATGTTGATGATGACGACGATGATGAGGATGATACCCACGGGGCCCCCTCCAATGGCGCCCCGGAGCCGATCGTGATCGCGGAACAGGTCGGAGAAGTCCGGACCCTGACCGTGGGCATGGCGTCACTGGAACTGGATGCGGCCGATTCGCCCTTCCTCCTGTTCCGCAACGCCGCCAATGGCGGTCTCAACATCGTCTACCGCAGACCGGACGGCCATATCGGATGGCTCAACCCGGCAGCGGCAGACCGCAAAGAGCCAGCCTAG
- the rpoN gene encoding RNA polymerase factor sigma-54, with protein MAGLMQKLDMRQGQSLVMTPQLQQAIKLLQLSNIELAEFVEGELERNPLLERDDRAESTESLREEGQGEPRELELAAPSADANDSMDADADMMHGDDSKSDLSGVEGVETGSAMGAGSVSGQGSGGSRGPASEDYDAIANSSRDISLAEHLHGQLSMATGDPVERLIGAHLIDLADDDGYMRSDLDEIASQLGVERARVEAVLDMTQTFDPAGVMARDLPECLALQLKDKNRLDPAMAILLDNLERLAKHDYVALKSLCGVDNEDLDEMIAEIRALTPKPGHAFGSDSTRAVEPDVFIRQSPDGSWQVELNSETLPRVLVNNSYFNEITAVAKSETDKTFITECSQNASWLVKSLDQRARTILKVASEIVRQQDMFLAHGVAYLRPLNLKTVADAIGMHESTVSRVTSNKYVATPRGMFELKYFFTSAIPSAGGGEAHSAEAVRHRIKSMIGQESADGVLSDDSLVEQLRDEGIEIARRTVAKYREALNIPSSVQRRRMLKRAG; from the coding sequence ATGGCCGGATTGATGCAGAAGCTGGATATGCGCCAGGGACAGTCCCTGGTGATGACGCCCCAGCTCCAACAAGCCATCAAGCTGTTGCAGCTCTCGAATATCGAGCTCGCGGAGTTCGTTGAAGGCGAGCTGGAACGCAATCCCCTGCTCGAGCGCGACGACCGCGCTGAGTCGACCGAATCACTTCGCGAAGAGGGCCAGGGCGAGCCGCGTGAGCTCGAACTTGCGGCGCCGTCTGCCGACGCCAATGATTCGATGGATGCCGATGCTGACATGATGCACGGCGACGATTCGAAGTCGGACCTGTCCGGCGTCGAAGGTGTCGAGACAGGGTCCGCCATGGGTGCCGGCTCGGTGTCGGGCCAAGGGTCCGGCGGCAGCCGTGGTCCGGCCAGCGAAGATTATGACGCGATCGCCAACTCGTCCCGAGACATCTCGCTTGCCGAACACCTGCACGGGCAATTGTCCATGGCGACCGGAGACCCGGTCGAACGCCTGATCGGGGCCCATCTGATCGACCTCGCCGATGATGACGGCTACATGCGCTCCGACCTCGACGAGATTGCGAGCCAGCTCGGCGTCGAACGGGCCCGCGTCGAAGCGGTGCTCGACATGACCCAGACCTTTGACCCGGCTGGCGTGATGGCGCGCGACCTGCCCGAGTGCCTGGCGCTTCAGCTGAAAGACAAGAACCGGCTCGATCCCGCGATGGCGATCCTGCTCGACAATCTCGAGCGCCTCGCCAAGCACGATTACGTGGCGCTGAAATCGCTGTGCGGTGTGGATAATGAGGATCTCGACGAGATGATCGCCGAGATCCGCGCCCTGACGCCCAAGCCGGGCCACGCCTTCGGCAGCGATTCAACCCGCGCCGTGGAGCCCGATGTCTTCATCCGGCAATCACCCGACGGCAGCTGGCAGGTCGAGCTGAACTCGGAAACCCTGCCGCGGGTTCTCGTGAACAACAGCTATTTCAATGAAATCACCGCCGTCGCGAAATCCGAGACCGACAAGACCTTCATCACCGAGTGCTCACAAAACGCTTCGTGGCTGGTGAAAAGCCTCGACCAGCGCGCCCGCACCATCCTCAAGGTCGCGAGTGAAATCGTGCGTCAGCAGGACATGTTCCTGGCGCATGGCGTCGCTTATCTGCGCCCGCTCAACCTGAAAACCGTGGCGGACGCGATCGGCATGCACGAATCAACCGTCAGCCGGGTCACCTCCAACAAATATGTCGCGACACCGCGCGGCATGTTCGAGCTGAAATATTTCTTCACCTCCGCGATTCCGTCAGCCGGAGGCGGGGAGGCCCACTCCGCCGAGGCTGTCCGCCATCGGATCAAATCCATGATCGGTCAGGAATCGGCCGACGGCGTATTATCTGATGACAGTCTCGTTGAACAATTACGGGATGAAGGGATTGAAATCGCCCGCCGGACTGTGGCCAAATACCGGGAGGCGCTCAACATCCCCTCCTCGGTCCAGCGCCGTCGTATGCTGAAACGCGCTGGCTAG